From the genome of Brevibacterium sp. JSBI002, one region includes:
- a CDS encoding M50 family metallopeptidase, whose protein sequence is MIPETEGRSTCTAEDPPSPAKQAGLLAGDEITALNGQAVSTWDEVQQVVRSNGDDRLIITVVRDGQERMLAATRTTTMQRDLTSEGELTTVGFLGVEPVGHTVVTRGGPIYTLQRMGEMTMSAAEGIVQLPVKVWNVAGAIAGVQERDPEGPMSVVGGSRLAGEITSTTTAGIDTSNKVAMMGLLVGGFNLFIGIFNLLPVMPLDGGHIVGALWEGLRRRLARLLRRPDPGYVDVARQLPLAYALGITMLGLGLVLMIGDQVVPIPSGL, encoded by the coding sequence GTGATCCCTGAGACGGAGGGTCGCAGCACCTGCACCGCGGAGGATCCACCCTCGCCGGCCAAGCAGGCGGGTCTGCTCGCCGGCGACGAGATCACCGCACTGAATGGTCAGGCCGTGTCGACCTGGGACGAGGTCCAGCAGGTGGTTCGGAGCAACGGCGATGATCGGCTGATCATCACCGTGGTCCGCGACGGCCAGGAGCGCATGCTCGCTGCGACCCGCACCACGACGATGCAGCGCGACCTCACGAGCGAGGGCGAGCTCACGACGGTCGGGTTCCTGGGTGTCGAGCCGGTCGGCCACACCGTGGTCACCCGCGGCGGTCCGATCTACACCTTGCAGCGGATGGGCGAGATGACCATGAGTGCAGCCGAGGGCATCGTGCAGCTGCCGGTGAAGGTCTGGAACGTGGCCGGGGCGATCGCCGGCGTCCAAGAACGGGACCCCGAGGGTCCGATGTCGGTGGTCGGTGGCTCGCGTCTTGCCGGCGAGATCACCTCCACGACGACCGCAGGCATCGACACCAGCAACAAGGTCGCGATGATGGGTCTGCTCGTGGGCGGGTTCAACCTCTTCATTGGCATCTTCAACCTCCTGCCGGTGATGCCGCTCGACGGCGGCCACATCGTCGGCGCGCTGTGGGAGGGGCTGCGCCGGCGTCTGGCGAGACTGCTGAGGCGTCCGGACCCCGGCTACGTCGATGTCGCACGCCAGCTGCCGCTGGCCTACGCGCTCGGGATCACGATGCTGGGTCTGGGGCTCGTGCTGATGATCGGCGATCAGGTGGTGCCGATCCCCAGCGGTCTGTGA
- a CDS encoding IS3 family transposase (programmed frameshift), with the protein MPAPSKYPAEVRDRAVRMVNEKLTNDPALAVSTACRLVGEQIGINKNTLRNWVKQNHVDSGKTPGMTTDDKHRITELEKEIRELRRANEILRKASAYFCPGGARPPLTNIDDFIDDNRDEFGVEPICRVLSGTGVQIAASSYYARKSRPVSERERSDAVWDERIQKVHSDNRGLFGARKIWVMLRRLYPDEPIARCTVERRMRALGLAGVSNARATTTTWQSKTASYPSDLVQRDFTADAPDTRWVADITYVPTWSGFVYVAFVMDLFSRMIVGWRVDTTLRTDLALDALEHALWERKRKTRNTGQLIHHSDKGSQYVSIAYTERLRESGIEASVGSTGDSYDNAAAEALNKLFKKEVVWREGPWTGRDAVEFATLEWVHWYNNTRPHSYCKDLAPAQLDEHYYTEASRSEVAGVPL; encoded by the exons ATGCCCGCACCGAGTAAGTACCCTGCAGAAGTCCGTGACCGTGCCGTACGCATGGTCAACGAGAAGCTGACCAACGATCCGGCCCTGGCCGTGAGCACCGCGTGCCGACTGGTCGGTGAACAGATCGGAATCAACAAAAACACCCTCCGCAATTGGGTGAAGCAAAACCATGTGGATTCTGGCAAAACGCCAGGAATGACAACCGATGACAAGCACCGCATCACGGAGTTGGAAAAGGAGATCCGAGAACTGCGGCGGGCAAATGAGATTTTGCGGAAAGCGAGTGCGTATT TTTGCCCAGGCGGAGCTCGACCGCCGCTGACGAATATCGATGATTTCATCGATGATAATCGTGACGAATTCGGAGTCGAGCCGATCTGTCGTGTCCTTTCCGGTACCGGGGTGCAGATCGCTGCGAGTTCATATTATGCCAGGAAGTCCCGCCCGGTCTCGGAGCGGGAACGCTCTGATGCCGTGTGGGATGAACGGATTCAGAAAGTTCATTCCGATAATCGCGGATTGTTTGGAGCACGGAAAATCTGGGTCATGCTCCGCCGGCTCTATCCCGACGAGCCGATCGCCAGGTGCACCGTCGAACGACGCATGCGCGCTCTGGGGCTGGCAGGGGTGAGCAACGCCCGGGCGACGACTACGACATGGCAGTCCAAGACCGCCTCGTACCCGAGTGACCTCGTCCAGCGGGATTTCACCGCCGATGCTCCTGACACTCGCTGGGTCGCCGATATCACCTATGTGCCGACGTGGAGTGGTTTCGTCTATGTCGCTTTCGTGATGGATTTGTTTTCCCGCATGATTGTTGGGTGGCGAGTCGATACGACTTTGCGGACCGATTTGGCGCTGGATGCTCTCGAGCACGCGTTATGGGAAAGGAAACGAAAAACCAGGAATACCGGCCAATTAATTCACCATTCAGACAAGGGAAGCCAATATGTTTCCATTGCTTACACAGAGCGACTACGCGAATCTGGAATAGAAGCCTCGGTCGGCTCGACGGGTGATTCTTATGATAATGCCGCAGCCGAAGCGTTAAACAAACTATTTAAGAAAGAGGTGGTGTGGCGCGAAGGTCCGTGGACTGGTCGTGATGCTGTGGAATTCGCGACTTTGGAGTGGGTGCATTGGTATAACAACACCCGCCCACATTCGTACTGCAAGGACCTCGCTCCAGCGCAGCTCGACGAACACTACTACACTGAAGCCAGCCGGTCAGAGGTGGCTGGCGTACCGTTATGA